In one window of Primulina tabacum isolate GXHZ01 chromosome 8, ASM2559414v2, whole genome shotgun sequence DNA:
- the LOC142553982 gene encoding uncharacterized protein LOC142553982: protein MKRAANCSAVVQVQDNWPIRKLLTLSDVDITHPFLTLSRQQVETHIVAYMTPQQQELLRAESQVSFDAQDDDAGEMYVMKLKWRGSYYNLIGKWGKVVRGKGLDVGQEIKLRWFNGCLHFSVPQQQVTAVLVPPTRMVAAPLSQDYWPIKKVLTSSDVDPNHPFLPLPRRSVEDHILVHWLPQERERLRKEEQVSINARDYDTGDIHGMKLKWRGIYYNLIGKWGNIVRHKGLGVGQEIRIRWTNNCLYFSVPEERYAPTSSGHDNWPIKKGLTLSDVDTNHPFLTLPGKAVEDHILFYWTHQAREQLRNEHQVGINARDDDTGESYVMKLKWRGSYYSLIGKWGKIIREKRLQVGTEIRVCWDNGCLIFSVPQ, encoded by the coding sequence ATGAAGAGGGCAGCAAACTGCAGTGCTGTAGTTCAAGTGCAGGATAATTGGCCCATCAGGAAATTACTCACACTCTCTGATGTTGATATCACTCATCCTTTCCTCACCTTGTCCCGGCAACAAGTAGAAACTCATattgtggcatacatgacaccTCAACAGCAGGAACTTTTAAGAGCAGAAAGCCAAGTAAGTTTTGATGCTCAGGATGATGATGCTGGTGAAATGTATGTGATGAAATTGAAATGGCGTGGAAGCTACTATAATCTCATTGGAAAGTGGGGAAAAGTAGTCCGTGGAAAGGGACTTGATGTTGGGCAGGAAATTAAACTACGGTGGTTTAATGGTTGCTTACACTTCTCAGTTCCACAACAGCAGGTAACAGCTGTATTAGTGCCACCAACCCGAATGGTTGCAGCACCCTTGTCGCAGGACTACTGGCCTATCAAAAAGGTTCTGACATCTTCGGATGTTGATCCTAATCATCCTTTTCTCCCATTACCTCGTAGATCTGTGGAAGATCATATTCTTGTGCATTGGCTGCCACAAGAAAGGGAAAGACTGCGAAAAGAAGAGCAAGTGTCCATAAATGCTCGAGATTATGATACAGGTGATATTCACGGGATGAAGTTGAAATGGCGAGGGATTTACTACAATCTCATTGGGAAATGGGGGAATATTGTAAGACATAAAGGACTTGGTGTTGGTCAAGAAATCAGAATACGATGGACAAATAATTGCCTATACTTCTCAGTTCCGGAGGAGCGTTATGCCCCAACATCATCTGGACATGATAATTGGCCTATTAAAAAGGGACTAACATTGTCTGATGTGGACACTAATCACCCATTCCTTACATTGCCAGGAAAAGCAGTGGAAGATCATATTCTCTTCTACTGGACACACCAAGCTCGGGAACAGTTGAGGAACGAGCATCAAGTTGGTATCAATGCTCGAGATGATGATACAGGTGAGTCTTATGTGATGAAGTTGAAATGGCGTGGAAGTTACTATAGCCTGATCGGTAAATGGGGTAAAATCATCAGAGAAAAGAGGCTCCAAGTAGGGACAGAGATCAGGGTATGCTGGGACAATGGATGCTTGATATTTTCAGTTCCTCAATGA